A window from Rhinolophus sinicus isolate RSC01 linkage group LG01, ASM3656204v1, whole genome shotgun sequence encodes these proteins:
- the LOC141570553 gene encoding uncharacterized protein LOC141570553 — protein MLDREDTGLLTGRSEAPPSDPQPEEQPKALHPPAPPESAPSPAPSCWPPYPGPPVRRRSQLRTNLLPLQEMPGEFGPVSVQVPFSLQHLRQIKGDLGRFSDDPDKYIEAFQNLTQVFNLSWKDVMLLLNKTLTNSEKQAALQAAEKFGDDQFLTYHDEQTERATLEPFPTGKQAVPAADPQGDPDTAMGNWQRKHFPACILKGLRRTRTKPINYLKLSTIIQNLEENSSAFSERLREALIKCTPIGPDSLEVEILLKDKFITQAAPDICRKLQKLAIGPEGTLDQLLKVASTIFYNQDQEEAQDKERRIRKRSEVLAAALQTIAQQTIRGKSDCHHCGQSDHWRREYPRLLGPIPRPPQPSPICQGDHWESDCPQRPTPPRPASPSRIPARD, from the exons ATGTTGGACCGAGAGGACACTGGTCTGCTCACAGGCCGAAGT GAGGCTCCCCCATCAGATCCTCAGCCAGAGGAACAACCCAAAGCTCTACACCCTCCTGCTCCTCCTGAGTCGGCTCCTAGCCCAGCTCCGTCTTGTTGGCCTCCATATCCGGGACCTCCTGTACGAAGGCGCTCCCAGCTAAGAACAAATCTCCTTCCCTTACAGGAGATGCCAGGAGAATTTGGGCCTGTCAGTGTGCAAGTCCCTTTTTCCCTACAGCATCTCAGACAAATAAAGGGGGACCTAGGGAGGTTTTCAGATGACCCTGACAAATATATAGAAGCCTTCCAGAACCTAACCCAGGTCTTTAACCTTTCTTGGAAGGATGTTATGTTACTTTTAAATAAGACTCTCACTAACTCTGAAAAGCAGGCGGCTTTACAAGCAGCCGAAAAATTTGGAGATGATCAGTTCCTAACATATCATGATGAACAAACAGAACGAGCCACTCTGGAGCCTTTCCCTACAGGAAAGCAAGCAGTACCTGCTGCAGATCCACAGGGGGACCCTGATACAGCCATGGGAAATTGGCAGAGAAAACACTTTCCTGCATGCATTTTAAAAGGACTGAGGAGAACTAGGACTAAGCCcatcaattatttaaaactatcTACCATTATCcagaatttggaagaaaattcCTCAGCCTTTTCAGAAAGACTCAGGGAAGCCCTAATCAAGTGCACTCCTATTGGGCCGGATTCCCTTGAAGTGGAAATCCTTTTAAAGGATAAATTTATAACTCAGGCTGCCCCAGATATCTGCAGGAAATTACAGAAATTGGCTATTGGTCCCGAAGGCACCTTGGATCAGTTACTCAAGGTGGCCAGCACCATCTTTTACAATCAGGACCAGGAGGAAGCCCAGGACAAGGAGAGGAGAATAAGAAAAAGGTCAGAGGTATTAGCAGCTGCCTTACAGACCATAGCTCAACAGACTATCCGAGGAAAGTCCGACTGCCACCATTGTGGACAGTCTGACCACTGGCGAAGGGAGTATCCACGACTACTAGGGCCAATTCCCAGACCTCCACAGCCCTCTCCTATTTGCCAAGGGGATCACTGGGAGTCAGACTGTCCCCAGAGGCCTACACCCCCCAGGCCAGCCTCGCCCAGTCGGATCCCCGCTAGGGACTGA